Proteins found in one Fusarium keratoplasticum isolate Fu6.1 chromosome 12, whole genome shotgun sequence genomic segment:
- a CDS encoding Aldo-ket-red domain-containing protein — MTSTGESPIKLVLGTANVGDTSIDPMARFNTPDEVNGFINAFAARGYHQLDNARAYSPHAPGSSEPRLGAAAAGDRFIIDTKVNSRQPGTHSKANILKEIDESLEALKIKQINIEYLHMPDRATKFEEPCEAMDQAHREGKIKQWGLSNYKAEEVQAILKICEERGFVKPTVYQGQYNLIVRGGEKELFPILRKNGIAFYAYSPAAAGFFAGNHKKVKAGGRYDKSLILGGIYSQFYLKPSIMAATEKALEIASGHGISGHAAALRWTAYHSQLNKAHGDAIIIGASSPEQLESNIDMIEQGVLPDDVVAALEAVYEEIGDQVSYHM, encoded by the exons ATGACTTCGACCGGAGAATCGCCCATCAAGCTGGTGCTTGGAACAGCAAAC GTCGGTGACACATCGATTGACCCCATGGCTCGTTTTAATACTCCTGATGAGGTCAATGGGTTTATCAACGCGTTCGCTGCTCGTGGCTATCATCAGCTTGATAACGCACGCGCCTACTCCCCTCATGCCCCAGGCAGTTCTGAACCCAGGTTGGGTGCGGCTGCTGCGGGCGACAGATTCATCATCGACACCAAGGTCAACTCGCGTCAGCCTGGCACTCACTCCAAGGCAAACATTCTGAAGGAGATCGACGAGTCCTTGGAGGCATTGAAGATCAAACAGATCAACATTGAGTACTTGCATATGCCAGACCGGGCCACTAAGTTCGAGGAGCCTTGTGAAGCTATGGATCAAGCACACAGGGAAGGGAAGATCAAGCAATGGGGTCTATCCAACTACAAGGCCGAAGAAGTCCAGGCCATCCTCAAAATTTGCGAGGAACGCGGCTTTGTTAAGCCAACCGTCTACCAAGGCCAGTACAACCTCATTGTGAGGGGTGGTGAGAAGGAACTGTTTCCCATCTTGCGAAAAAATGGCATCGCCTTTTATGCTTACagtcctgctgctgctggattCTTTGCTGGCAACCacaagaaggtcaaggcagGCGGGCGATATGATAAATCG CTTATTCTGGGTGGCATTTATTCTCAATTCTacttgaagccatccatcatggccgccacAGAAAAGGCACTTGAGATCGCATCTGGCCATGGAATTAGTGGCCATGCTGCCGCTCTTCGGTGGACGGCGTATCACAGCCAGCTGAACAAGGCCCATGgggatgccatcatcatcggaGCTTCGAGTCCGGAGCAGCTTGAGTCAAACATTGACATGATTGAGCAGGGGGTGCTGCCTGATGACGTGGTTGCGGCGTTGGAAGCCGTGTATGAGGAAATTGGCGACCAGGTCTCGTATCATATGTAA